The Cynocephalus volans isolate mCynVol1 chromosome 2, mCynVol1.pri, whole genome shotgun sequence genome window below encodes:
- the LOC134371064 gene encoding prefoldin subunit 4 has product MAATMKKAAAEDVNVTFEDQQKINKFARNTSRITELKEEIEVKKKQLQNLEDACDDIMLADDDCLMIPYQIGDVFISHSQEETQEMLEEAKKNLQEEIDALESRVESIQRVLADLKVQLYAKFGSNINLEADES; this is encoded by the coding sequence ATGGCGGCCACCATGAAGAAGGCGGCTGCGGAAGATGTCAACGTTACTTTCGAAGATcaacaaaagataaacaaatttgCACGGAATACAAGTAGAATCACAGagctaaaggaagaaatagaagtaaaaaagaaacaactcCAAAATTTAGAAGATGCTTGTGATGACATCATGCTTGCAGATGACGATTGCCTAATGATACCTTATCAAATTGGGGATGTTTTCATTAGCCATTCTCAGGAGGAAACACAAGAAATGTtagaagaagcaaagaaaaatttgCAAGAAGAAATTGACGCCTTAGAATCCAGAGTGGAATCCATTCAGCGGGTGTTAGCAGATTTGAAAGTTCAGTTATATGCAAAATTTGGGAGCAACATAAACCTTGAAGCTGAtgaaagttaa
- the TMEM191C gene encoding transmembrane protein 191C produces the protein MAETKELLLQLQKDNRDGRLRKQELEELVRGLEAESENLTGRLHDLRERERSLKRRRSQAARAPRGEAREAARESAERARGQLEAAERQKQDLEQHNRQLQEQWEELSSQLFYYGGEQLSQHRAEQQLQETQLAALQKQLELVEAKYAMQAESLRQSAQRKEEDWASFQEQSGVLQELQGKVMEAAAALDASRGGPEPYRDGRRRLQDCAGSLMEEVARADCEKRLFGRAGAKCIRLLALGALQTLLLLPLGFLALPLLFLVLTNPDAIRWGLPRLGSDAAFRRLRYVLSPLLELRVHGLLPA, from the exons ATGGCCGAGACGAAagagctgctgctgcagctgcagaAGGACAACCGCGATGGTCGCCTGCGGAAGCAGGAGCTGGAAGAGCTGGTGCGCGGGCTAGAGGCCGAGAGCGAGAACCTCACCGGGCGCCTGCACGACCTGCGCGAGCGCGAGCGCAG CCTGAAGCGGAGGCGAAGCCAGGCGGCGCGAGCTCCTCGAGGGGAGGCGCGCGAGGCAGCGCGGGAGAGCGCGGAGCGGGCGCGCGGACAGCTGGAGGCTGCGGAGCGGCAGAAGCAGGACCTG GAGCAACACAACCGACAGCTGCAGGAGCAATGGGAGGAGCTGTCCAGTCAG ctgTTCTACTACGGAGGGGAGCAGCTGAGTCAGCACCGCGCGGAGCAGCAACTGCAGGAGACCCAGCTGGCGGCGCTGCAG AAGCAGCTGGAGCTGGTGGAGGCCAAGTACGCCATGCAGGCGGAGAGCCTGCGGCAG AGCGCGCAGCGGAAGGAAGAGGACTGGGCCAGCTTCCAGGAGCAGAGCGGGGTCCTGCAG GAGCTGCAGGGGAAGGTGATGGAGGCGGCGGCTGCGCTGGACGCCTCGCGTGGCGGCCCGGAACC GTATCGAGATGGGCGTCGACGGCTGCAGGACTGCGCGGGATCGCTCATGGAGGAGGTGGCCAGGGCGGACTGT GAGAAGCGGCTATTCGGCCGCGCGGGCGCGAAGTGCATCAG GCTGTTGGCGCTGGGCGCACTGCAGACGCTGCTGCTGCTCCCGCTGGGCTTCCTGGCGCTTCCGCTGCTCTTCCTGGTGCTGACGAACCCGGACGCCATCCGCTGGGGGCTCCCGCGCCTCGGCTCGGACGCCGCTTTCCGCCGCCTGCGCTACGTGCTGTCCCCGCTGCTCGAGCTGCGCGTGCACGGGCTGCTGCCCGCCTAG